In a genomic window of Lacrimispora sp. BS-2:
- a CDS encoding ATP-binding protein: MSKIEENKRFGTVFMFCAMVSVLLIFCCLVFSIWNEYKETIIDNQKKQMLLTTQSMGENLKIFIEGYQADLNTLCAVEDENSKKAGREDWSILQSYVTNHSRFVFDVILEDENGRLLKSVNGYGVTSTYSVTEISQDMSFRQCKLENGKMYLIVKKILPDGRSLSVVLDEKNYYNFLVSNIRLGTNGYVVIKDSKGIILIHPQESQWGINVISGRQEMFPDKDLTSLQQMIENQNRGESGVSEYYSYWWLDPGVPEVKKVSAYSPAIIGSGFLVVSAVIDYNDIYIPVAAGFFKLGLVFLGIVSVVLGMVFYIEVLRVQKRKDTEEIAYLWELNKILEELHQSEETIAHQQRLQIMGTMTGGIAHEFNNLLTPIMGYAELLMLEFPEGAESYDSAAEIYEASRKAKEIIQQISSLSRKNMETAFKNINAAKVLGRAIKMVSSVCPTHVHLKKEIALSDECFLGNETQMNQVILNICVNAIHAIGHKGGTITIRGSRVRSEELKQYKLSSVSEEWKYYLRIDIADDGEGMSEEVLKQIFDPFFTTKKSGAGTGLGLSLVEQIVHSHKGHVFAESRLGEGSVFHIFLPVNERKEQEGQQEAEEENGDLLRLLIIDDNPKVLRLLEKNFSRLHVPLTVCMDFEEARRVLKEQEVYAIVTEHYIDGKSGTDFCMSLQGQYPDIIRIIMTDRVTREIIEAKKRKIIDEYIDKPVSDSAILKAVKNCEERL; encoded by the coding sequence ATGAGCAAAATAGAGGAAAACAAGAGATTTGGGACGGTATTCATGTTTTGTGCCATGGTATCCGTGCTGCTTATTTTCTGCTGTCTTGTATTCAGCATCTGGAATGAATATAAAGAAACGATTATAGACAATCAAAAGAAACAGATGCTTTTGACAACTCAGAGTATGGGAGAAAATTTAAAGATTTTCATTGAAGGATATCAGGCAGATTTAAATACCCTTTGCGCTGTAGAAGACGAGAACAGCAAAAAGGCCGGCAGGGAGGATTGGAGCATACTCCAGAGTTATGTGACGAATCACAGCCGGTTTGTTTTTGATGTTATTTTGGAGGATGAAAACGGAAGATTATTAAAAAGTGTGAATGGATATGGAGTGACGTCGACGTATTCCGTCACAGAGATCAGTCAGGATATGAGCTTTCGGCAGTGCAAACTGGAAAATGGGAAAATGTATTTGATTGTAAAGAAAATTCTTCCTGACGGCAGATCTCTTTCCGTTGTTTTAGATGAAAAGAATTATTACAATTTTCTTGTTTCCAATATTCGTCTGGGAACCAATGGGTATGTGGTGATCAAGGATTCAAAAGGGATCATCCTCATTCACCCTCAGGAAAGTCAGTGGGGGATCAATGTGATTTCAGGCCGGCAGGAGATGTTTCCTGATAAGGATTTAACCAGCTTACAGCAGATGATAGAAAATCAGAACAGAGGTGAATCAGGGGTTTCTGAGTATTACTCCTACTGGTGGCTGGACCCGGGGGTCCCTGAGGTGAAAAAGGTCAGCGCTTACTCCCCGGCTATCATAGGAAGCGGTTTTTTGGTAGTCAGTGCGGTGATTGATTATAATGATATTTATATCCCGGTCGCAGCCGGATTTTTCAAGCTGGGCCTGGTCTTTTTAGGAATTGTATCCGTGGTTCTGGGAATGGTGTTTTATATCGAAGTTCTGCGGGTCCAGAAGAGGAAGGATACAGAAGAGATCGCCTATCTCTGGGAGCTTAATAAAATTTTAGAAGAACTGCATCAAAGTGAAGAAACCATTGCCCACCAGCAGAGACTTCAGATCATGGGGACTATGACCGGCGGCATTGCCCATGAGTTTAATAACTTACTGACTCCGATCATGGGATATGCGGAATTGCTGATGCTTGAATTTCCGGAGGGGGCGGAATCCTATGACAGTGCAGCAGAGATTTATGAAGCTTCCAGAAAGGCAAAAGAGATCATCCAGCAGATTTCATCATTAAGCCGGAAAAATATGGAGACTGCCTTTAAAAACATAAATGCCGCAAAGGTACTGGGCCGTGCCATAAAAATGGTAAGCTCGGTGTGTCCGACCCACGTGCATCTGAAGAAAGAAATTGCCTTATCCGATGAATGCTTTCTGGGAAACGAAACCCAGATGAATCAGGTGATATTAAATATCTGTGTGAATGCAATCCATGCAATCGGCCACAAGGGAGGGACCATAACCATAAGAGGGAGCAGAGTAAGATCGGAGGAATTAAAACAATACAAGCTTTCCTCTGTTTCAGAAGAGTGGAAGTATTACCTGCGGATTGACATTGCAGACGACGGGGAAGGCATGAGCGAAGAGGTATTAAAGCAGATTTTTGATCCGTTTTTTACGACAAAGAAAAGTGGTGCAGGAACGGGCCTTGGCCTTTCTCTGGTTGAGCAGATTGTTCATTCCCACAAAGGACATGTCTTTGCTGAAAGCAGGCTGGGAGAAGGCAGCGTCTTTCATATCTTCCTTCCTGTGAATGAACGGAAGGAGCAGGAAGGTCAGCAGGAGGCAGAGGAGGAAAATGGGGACCTGCTAAGGCTTCTGATCATTGACGATAATCCAAAGGTATTGCGGCTTCTGGAAAAGAATTTCAGCAGGCTTCATGTGCCTTTGACGGTCTGCATGGATTTTGAAGAGGCCAGGAGAGTTTTGAAGGAGCAGGAAGTATATGCCATTGTGACGGAGCATTATATTGACGGGAAAAGCGGCACGGATTTCTGTATGTCCCTTCAGGGGCAGTATCCGGATATTATCCGGATCATTATGACGGACCGGGTGACGAGGGAAATCATAGAGGCCAAGAAACGGAAAATAATTGATGAATACATCGACAAACCGGTTTCAGACTCCGCCATATTAAAAGCAGTAAAGAACTGTGAGGAAAGATTGTAA
- a CDS encoding response regulator transcription factor, translating to MSDKVLIVDDDPAICKLLEKVMHSNDLETNVADSGLSALNHLKNHTYDMILMDVMLGDMEGFEVIKRLRSQGIQTPIMIISGRSEDYDSLYGLSVGADDYITKPFRPLVLGAKVKALIRRNKNQVYSSDVLECGSFTYNTSTMRFYKNGEEIVLSSKESSLMLLFLKHPGQVFTKDMIYDHVWGNSVAVDDNAIMVYINRLRGKIEEDRQKPVHILTVRGLGYRFNP from the coding sequence ATGTCTGATAAAGTATTAATTGTGGATGACGATCCGGCGATCTGTAAATTACTGGAGAAAGTCATGCACAGCAACGATCTGGAAACCAACGTTGCGGACAGCGGACTTTCCGCACTGAATCATCTTAAAAACCACACTTACGATATGATCCTCATGGATGTGATGCTGGGCGATATGGAAGGCTTTGAAGTCATCAAACGGCTGCGCAGCCAGGGCATCCAGACTCCCATTATGATCATAAGCGGAAGAAGCGAGGATTACGATTCCCTTTATGGCCTTTCTGTAGGTGCGGATGATTACATAACCAAGCCATTCCGTCCCCTGGTGCTGGGTGCCAAGGTAAAGGCTTTGATCCGCCGCAACAAAAATCAGGTGTACAGTTCGGATGTTCTGGAATGCGGATCTTTCACTTACAATACTTCCACCATGCGGTTTTATAAAAACGGAGAAGAAATTGTTCTCTCTTCCAAAGAGAGCAGCCTGATGCTGCTGTTTTTAAAGCATCCGGGCCAGGTATTTACAAAAGACATGATTTACGATCATGTGTGGGGAAACAGCGTTGCCGTAGATGATAATGCCATCATGGTGTATATCAACCGCCTGCGTGGTAAAATCGAAGAAGACCGGCAAAAGCCGGTCCATATCTTAACAGTCAGAGGCCTTGGATACCGGTTTAACCCGTAG
- the citC gene encoding [citrate (pro-3S)-lyase] ligase has translation MEFVKLEGRPFKGKELELLKDFLKRNDLDYDQGIEYSVCLLDENYRILATGSAEQNVLKCIAVDKNARGLGLSGSVISCLTQYEFENGRSHILMYTKPENREMFEDLGFYTVLMTDDVLFMENRKKGFEEFVDRLISESPAEALKPGVAVGSIVANCNPFTYGHRYLVEQALNCCDYVHVLVLADNRSSFGADERFFMVQEGIKDLPRAIVHQAADFVISAATFPTYFMKEKVRRERACCHLDLELFGRRIAPVLGITKRFVGTEPVCAVTGHYNEEMKKILPRYGISVMEIERKGFEGEAISASEVRKRYENGDLEGIKGLVPETTLQYLEKKKEAEGLRVKPVSKASDC, from the coding sequence ATGGAATTCGTAAAGCTGGAAGGAAGGCCGTTTAAAGGAAAAGAACTGGAACTGTTAAAGGATTTTTTAAAACGGAATGATCTGGATTATGACCAGGGGATCGAATACAGCGTATGTCTCCTTGATGAGAATTACCGGATCCTTGCCACCGGATCAGCGGAGCAGAATGTCTTAAAATGCATTGCGGTTGATAAAAACGCACGGGGGCTTGGTTTATCCGGGTCTGTCATCTCATGTCTTACCCAGTATGAATTTGAGAATGGCAGATCCCATATTCTTATGTACACAAAGCCGGAAAACAGGGAAATGTTTGAGGATCTTGGATTTTATACGGTTCTTATGACTGATGATGTCCTTTTTATGGAAAACAGGAAGAAAGGATTTGAAGAGTTTGTGGACCGCCTGATCTCAGAGTCTCCGGCGGAGGCATTGAAACCAGGGGTGGCTGTGGGCTCCATCGTTGCCAACTGCAATCCATTTACTTATGGCCACCGGTATCTGGTTGAACAGGCCCTTAACTGCTGTGACTATGTCCATGTACTGGTTCTTGCCGATAACAGAAGCAGTTTTGGGGCGGACGAACGCTTTTTTATGGTACAGGAAGGAATTAAGGATCTGCCACGTGCCATCGTTCACCAGGCAGCTGATTTTGTCATATCAGCAGCCACCTTTCCCACCTATTTCATGAAGGAAAAGGTCCGCAGGGAAAGGGCTTGCTGCCATTTGGACTTAGAGCTTTTCGGCAGGCGCATTGCCCCGGTTCTTGGGATAACAAAGCGCTTCGTGGGAACAGAACCGGTATGCGCTGTAACCGGTCATTACAATGAGGAAATGAAAAAGATTCTGCCCCGTTATGGAATTTCTGTAATGGAAATCGAGAGGAAGGGTTTTGAGGGAGAGGCAATCAGTGCATCTGAGGTCCGGAAAAGGTATGAAAACGGAGACCTTGAAGGGATAAAGGGCCTGGTGCCGGAAACGACACTGCAATACCTTGAAAAGAAAAAAGAGGCAGAAGGCCTACGGGTTAAACCGGTATCCAAGGCCTCTGACTGTTAA
- a CDS encoding triphosphoribosyl-dephospho-CoA synthase, producing the protein MDVSSGVKPKETFEKTAFYIGNMAYRAMLEEVYTTPKPGLVDLYSPGAHKDMDVTSFERSAAALEPYFASMALEGMRLPHMPGLLFERIRRIGMAAEAAMYKATAGVNTHKGLIFHMGILSAAAGACMEVYGTVTIDCLIKMEQAMVRETLVKELELGNMQSLNKHGIAGARGEAMTGYASVRKIALPTMAKGLREGRDWNRIKLETLFMLMSQVEDSNIIARHDSSVLLKVQCMAGDFLLSGGAYGDKSMMALKQMDADFIKKNISAGGCADLLAVAIFINELIKEPVRGRFYGIRKAGRKAV; encoded by the coding sequence ATGGATGTCAGTTCTGGTGTGAAACCCAAAGAGACATTTGAAAAGACGGCTTTCTATATCGGGAACATGGCTTACCGGGCCATGCTTGAGGAGGTTTATACGACTCCCAAGCCCGGCCTGGTGGATCTGTATTCCCCAGGTGCCCATAAAGACATGGACGTTACCTCCTTTGAAAGGAGTGCGGCGGCTTTAGAACCGTATTTTGCCTCCATGGCCTTGGAAGGCATGAGGCTTCCTCATATGCCAGGGCTGCTGTTTGAGCGAATCCGCCGGATCGGTATGGCCGCAGAGGCAGCCATGTACAAGGCTACGGCAGGAGTGAATACCCATAAAGGGCTGATCTTTCACATGGGAATCTTAAGTGCAGCCGCCGGGGCATGCATGGAGGTTTATGGAACTGTGACAATAGACTGTCTGATTAAAATGGAACAGGCCATGGTCAGGGAGACCCTGGTAAAGGAATTGGAATTGGGGAATATGCAGTCCTTAAATAAACACGGGATTGCCGGCGCAAGAGGAGAGGCCATGACCGGCTATGCCTCCGTGCGAAAAATCGCCCTTCCCACCATGGCAAAAGGCCTTAGGGAAGGCCGGGACTGGAACCGGATCAAACTGGAAACCCTGTTTATGCTCATGAGCCAGGTAGAGGATTCAAACATCATTGCAAGACATGATTCGTCCGTCCTTTTAAAGGTTCAGTGCATGGCAGGGGATTTCCTGCTTTCCGGCGGGGCTTACGGAGACAAAAGCATGATGGCCCTGAAACAAATGGACGCGGACTTTATAAAGAAAAATATAAGTGCTGGGGGCTGTGCGGACCTTCTGGCTGTGGCAATCTTCATAAATGAACTGATAAAAGAACCGGTGAGGGGGAGATTCTATGGAATTCGTAAAGCTGGAAGGAAGGCCGTTTAA
- the citF gene encoding citrate lyase subunit alpha codes for MINAVGREIPEEILKLTGKKPFMGVHHFDGFEYKKDGPVTKCVINSDKSKLVESIHDCLVKCGIKDGMTLGFHHHFREGDYVVNMVMEEIHNMGIKNITICASSLGKAHDKLVDYIEDGTITGIQSSGVRGKIGRAISEGKLRGLAVMRSHGGRVRAIETGEVRIDIAFIGAPTCDDYGNCRGIGGKSDCGVLSYSMADADYADKVVAITDCLVPFPNFPAHISMTKVDYVVVVDEIGNPDKIATGAAKPTADMRKLMMADYCTQFVVNTPYFKDGFSYQTGVGGASIASTISLAKIMKERNVRMRFGVGGLTKPMCDLLENNQVDALLDTQDFDLDAVESVINPKHFRISAGEYADPFNKGAVVNKLDFVILAALEVDVNYNCNVVVGSDGMITGAQGGHPDTAAGAKCTIVISPLLQGRIPAVCSEVTTVTTPGESIDVVITDYGIAINPRRQDLIQCMKDVDLPFKTIEELRDIAYSIVGEPEKVQFDDKIVGIIESRDGTIMDVVRKIKEFQFTGE; via the coding sequence ATGATTAATGCAGTAGGGAGAGAGATTCCGGAAGAAATCTTAAAACTGACAGGAAAAAAACCTTTTATGGGTGTTCATCACTTTGATGGATTTGAATATAAAAAAGACGGTCCGGTCACGAAGTGCGTGATCAATTCGGATAAAAGTAAGCTGGTGGAAAGCATTCACGACTGTCTGGTAAAATGCGGGATAAAGGATGGAATGACCCTGGGCTTTCATCATCATTTCCGGGAAGGCGATTATGTGGTAAACATGGTGATGGAGGAGATCCACAACATGGGAATCAAGAATATTACCATCTGTGCCAGTTCATTAGGGAAAGCCCACGATAAACTGGTGGATTACATAGAGGATGGAACGATTACCGGGATACAGTCCTCCGGTGTCAGGGGGAAGATCGGCAGGGCCATATCTGAAGGAAAATTAAGGGGTCTGGCCGTTATGCGTTCCCATGGCGGCAGAGTCCGTGCCATTGAAACCGGAGAGGTGAGGATCGATATCGCATTTATCGGCGCACCTACCTGCGATGACTATGGAAACTGCCGGGGCATCGGCGGAAAATCGGATTGCGGCGTTCTTTCTTACTCTATGGCAGATGCCGACTATGCCGATAAGGTGGTGGCAATCACTGACTGTCTGGTTCCGTTCCCCAACTTCCCCGCCCATATCTCCATGACAAAAGTAGATTATGTGGTAGTTGTTGATGAGATTGGAAATCCGGATAAGATTGCAACCGGAGCTGCAAAACCAACTGCAGATATGCGTAAGCTTATGATGGCAGATTACTGTACCCAGTTTGTGGTCAATACCCCGTATTTTAAGGACGGATTTTCATACCAGACAGGGGTAGGCGGAGCTTCCATTGCCTCCACCATTTCTCTTGCAAAGATCATGAAGGAGAGAAATGTGCGTATGCGCTTCGGGGTAGGAGGGCTTACAAAGCCCATGTGCGACTTATTGGAGAACAATCAGGTTGACGCCCTCTTAGATACCCAGGATTTCGATCTGGATGCAGTAGAATCCGTTATCAATCCCAAGCATTTTCGAATCAGTGCGGGAGAATATGCGGATCCCTTTAATAAGGGAGCTGTCGTAAATAAGCTGGATTTTGTGATCCTGGCAGCTCTGGAAGTGGATGTGAATTATAACTGCAATGTAGTGGTAGGCTCAGACGGCATGATTACCGGCGCTCAGGGAGGGCATCCGGACACTGCAGCCGGAGCAAAATGCACCATAGTAATTTCTCCGCTCCTGCAGGGAAGGATTCCGGCTGTCTGCTCGGAGGTCACAACGGTCACCACTCCCGGCGAATCCATTGATGTGGTGATCACGGATTACGGTATTGCGATCAATCCGAGAAGGCAGGATCTGATCCAGTGTATGAAAGACGTGGATCTGCCATTTAAGACCATTGAGGAATTGCGGGATATCGCATACTCCATCGTAGGGGAACCGGAAAAGGTGCAGTTTGATGATAAGATCGTAGGGATTATCGAAAGCCGGGATGGTACCATCATGGATGTGGTGCGTAAAATCAAGGAGTTTCAGTTTACAGGAGAATAA
- a CDS encoding aldolase/citrate lyase family protein, protein MNPNKKRLRRTMMFLNAQKPGLIKDPYIYKPDSLMLDLEDAVAENQKDAARFSLYHALKEIDYRGCERVVRINGLDTPYWKEDIRCAVAGGCDAIRIPKTERPEEIKAVEAEIRTAEEDFGIPEGRTLIMAAIESARGVVKALDICEASERLFGIALSGGDYTKDLQTHITGTGIELMGARQNLIIAARAAKVQCFDTVYTNLDDMEGFRKDVETIHLMGFDGKSIVNPRQIPVVHEIFTPAQKDITFAEKVVKEIEEKKAEGIGVFTVDGKMIDIAFYDGAKRTIELAKASGVYKGDL, encoded by the coding sequence ATGAATCCGAATAAGAAACGGCTCAGAAGAACCATGATGTTTTTAAATGCCCAGAAACCGGGCCTCATTAAGGATCCGTATATTTATAAACCAGATTCCCTTATGCTGGATTTAGAGGATGCGGTGGCAGAAAACCAGAAGGATGCAGCCAGATTTTCCCTATATCATGCACTTAAGGAGATCGATTACAGGGGCTGCGAGCGGGTGGTCCGGATCAACGGCCTGGATACTCCTTATTGGAAGGAGGATATCCGCTGTGCGGTTGCAGGCGGCTGTGATGCCATCCGGATCCCGAAAACAGAACGGCCTGAGGAGATAAAGGCAGTGGAAGCGGAGATCCGGACAGCAGAAGAAGATTTCGGCATTCCGGAAGGAAGGACCCTTATTATGGCTGCCATAGAATCCGCAAGAGGAGTGGTAAAGGCGCTGGATATCTGCGAGGCTTCCGAAAGGCTGTTTGGAATTGCACTTTCCGGCGGAGACTATACCAAAGACCTTCAGACCCATATTACTGGAACCGGTATTGAGTTAATGGGAGCCAGACAGAATTTAATCATTGCGGCCAGGGCAGCAAAGGTCCAGTGCTTTGATACGGTTTATACAAACCTTGATGATATGGAAGGCTTCCGGAAGGATGTGGAAACCATTCATCTGATGGGATTTGACGGAAAATCCATTGTCAATCCCCGCCAGATTCCGGTTGTCCATGAGATTTTTACGCCTGCGCAGAAGGATATCACGTTTGCAGAAAAGGTCGTTAAGGAAATCGAGGAGAAAAAGGCAGAGGGAATCGGAGTATTTACCGTAGACGGAAAGATGATCGACATTGCGTTCTATGACGGAGCCAAGAGAACCATAGAGCTTGCCAAGGCCTCCGGTGTATATAAAGGAGATTTGTAA
- the citD gene encoding citrate lyase acyl carrier protein, which yields MEIKKPAMAGTLESSDCQVTVEPGDGKIDFVLESAVMNQYGNRIRKVIMETLGNLSIDNVRITVVDKGALDCTIKARVEGAVSRSIDQFENILWGGKKKR from the coding sequence ATGGAGATAAAAAAACCAGCCATGGCCGGTACATTGGAGTCCAGCGACTGTCAGGTAACTGTTGAGCCAGGTGATGGTAAAATCGATTTTGTGCTGGAAAGCGCAGTAATGAACCAGTATGGCAACAGGATCAGGAAGGTAATCATGGAGACCCTTGGAAATCTCAGTATTGACAATGTGAGAATCACGGTTGTTGATAAGGGAGCACTGGACTGCACCATTAAGGCGCGCGTGGAAGGAGCGGTATCCCGTTCCATAGACCAGTTTGAAAATATTCTCTGGGGAGGCAAAAAGAAACGATGA
- the citX gene encoding citrate lyase holo-[acyl-carrier protein] synthase — MEENVTLDEMLSFREKKVRMQETLQKDHDGATIVALGMNIPGPRKTSPGILLAFSAGGEELNRLFTEHGLTVMEETAVGEKAGYFKLYAVKSPDPHFVKKITIQMEETHPLGRLFDIDVYDEAGKGISREELGSPVRKCLICETDAKLCGRSRSHTVKELYGRVESIIDSWLIERGR; from the coding sequence ATGGAAGAGAATGTTACTTTAGATGAGATGCTTTCTTTCCGTGAAAAGAAAGTAAGAATGCAGGAAACACTTCAAAAAGATCATGATGGAGCCACTATCGTGGCTCTCGGGATGAACATTCCCGGTCCAAGGAAAACCTCACCCGGCATTCTTCTGGCATTTTCCGCAGGAGGAGAAGAGCTTAACCGTCTGTTTACGGAACATGGGCTGACTGTGATGGAGGAGACCGCGGTGGGAGAGAAGGCCGGTTATTTTAAGCTCTATGCAGTGAAAAGTCCTGATCCCCATTTTGTGAAAAAGATAACGATTCAAATGGAAGAAACCCATCCCCTTGGAAGGTTGTTTGATATCGACGTATACGATGAGGCAGGAAAGGGGATCAGCAGGGAAGAATTAGGCTCCCCTGTGCGGAAATGCCTGATTTGTGAAACGGATGCAAAGCTGTGCGGCCGCAGCAGGAGCCATACCGTTAAGGAGCTTTACGGACGTGTTGAGAGTATCATAGATTCCTGGTTAATAGAAAGGGGCAGATGA
- a CDS encoding YitT family protein produces the protein MNMKKIATVPVGNTIYALAVSLFILPCGLSTGGTTGLALVAYHQFGIPVAAFVAVFNIIMFVAGALFLGRQFAFTTMIINQVNEVRGRGFTLH, from the coding sequence ATGAATATGAAGAAAATCGCAACAGTGCCTGTGGGCAATACCATTTATGCCCTGGCCGTATCCCTGTTCATTCTGCCGTGTGGACTGAGCACAGGCGGAACGACCGGACTTGCTTTGGTGGCCTATCACCAGTTTGGGATTCCAGTAGCTGCCTTTGTGGCAGTTTTTAATATTATAATGTTTGTGGCGGGAGCCTTGTTTTTGGGAAGGCAGTTTGCATTTACCACCATGATCATCAACCAGGTCAATGAGGTGCGGGGAAGGGGATTTACCCTCCATTAA